A genomic stretch from Coffea arabica cultivar ET-39 chromosome 10c, Coffea Arabica ET-39 HiFi, whole genome shotgun sequence includes:
- the LOC113713847 gene encoding uncharacterized protein: protein MMSSIMSKQLGDFLQEQQEPFILEVYLLERGYSSSSIGTCLKRSVSSGLRRNRKFIPNCSRIVRALFSRTLTVTEDQKVSNISGIRSEGVCVSEMDNIKQEMADDDKFSSASSATMFNSCSESDGEDAHYAWRKDGFWGIPDYYQAIKDENEVTADRRFRLENGEDGKQLSPVSVLEHTQPADGSPFCRKDGDARRHKQISTTVCACKSEKPFCSGFGEFCKPDASSQYAKNKKAVQKSKLLLFDCVREVVEKHKKYYPEGQQIQQIMGHQKLWELICQNIWLWSKESIHETNTTHLLHLDLLSSAQEWSNFEHHRQEIGIQLADAMLEDISYEVITDMTKNS from the exons ATGATGTCTTCCATCATGTCCAAGCAGCTCGGAGACTTTCTCCAAGAACAACAGGAACCTTTCATCTTAGAGGTTTATCTTCTTGAAAGAGGTTACAGCTCCAGCAGTATAGGAACATGTTTGAAAAGGTCAGTCAGCTCTGGTTTAAGGAGAAACAGAAAATTCATCCCAAATTGTTCAAGAATCGTGAGAGCTCTATTTAGCAGAACTCTGACTGTTACTGAGGACCAGAAAGTCAGCAATATTTCTGGAATCAGAAGTGAAGGTGTTTGTGTCTCAGAGATGGACAACATCAAACAGGAAATGGCAGATGATGATAAATTTTCCTCCGCGAGCAGTGCAACAATGTTCAACTCTTGCTCAGAGAGTGATGGAGAAGATGCACATTACGCATGGAGAAAAGATGGCTTTTGGGGAATACCAGACTACTATCAAGCCATTAAAGATGAAAATGAG GTTACCGCAGACCGAAGGTTTAGATTGGAAAATGGCGAAGACGGCAAGCAGCTTAGCCCAGTTTCAGTTTTAGAACATACACAACCTGCTGATGGTTCACCATTTTGCAGAA AAGATGGTGATGCTAGAAGACACAAGCAAATTTCGACTACAGTGTGTGCATGTAAATCAGAGAAGCCATTTTGTTCTGGTTTCGGTGAATTTTGCAAGCCTGATGCATCATCTCAATACgcgaaaaacaagaaagcagTGCAAAAATCAAAACTACTTCTGTTTGACTGCGTTAGAGAAGTGGTGGAGAAGCACAAAAAGTACTACCCAGAAGGCCAACAAATTCAACAAATTATGGGGCATCAGAAGCTCTGGGAGCTCATATGCCAAAACATATGGTTATGGAGCAAAGAATCAATTCATGAAACCAATACCACCCATCTACTACACCTTGATTTGTTATCTTCTGCTCAAGAATGGAGCAATTTTGAGCATCACAGGCAAGAAATAGGTATTCAGCTTGCAGATGCGATGCTAGAGGATATCAGCTATGAGGTTATCACAGACATGACAAAGAATTCATGA
- the LOC113713850 gene encoding pre-mRNA-processing protein 40A isoform X2, whose translation MANNPPQSSGAQPLRPPAVGSVAPPNYGVPFPMQFRPAMPGQQGQLFPPISTAQQFRPVGQVQNVGLPHGQTQPLQYSQPMQQFPSQLGTAAPSSQPIHNPLIQQNMPITSGAQQPQQTGSTLNNHLHGVGGPAVQFSSSYTTQNGMNIPSQHQTHAPGPWLQPGSQGAPTGTHLQHTTQQPSAAISTPSNWQEFEAANGRRYYYNKVTQQSSWEKPLELMTPIERADASTVWKEFTTPEGRKYYYNKETKESKWTMPEELKRAREQAEKAASFGSHLEMGVPTAPTSTSVGQPPLVTSVSSTSSTVSAIASSPIAVTPVAAVVNSPTVAVFGSPAVPTVQPAVTSMVSVPSLGETSASPAPTTGSLGMHNVENNSSHIAEGSTGEASSQDIEEAKKGMAVAGKVNVTTSEEKPMDDEPLVFTNKQEAKNAFKALLESANVEADWTWEQAMRVIINDKRYGALKTLGERKQAFNEYLMQRKKIEAEERRLRQRKAKEEFTKMLEECRELTSLTRWSKAVTMLEDDERFKAVEKESDREDLFRSYLVDLQKKERVKAQEEHRRNRSEYRQFLETCGFIKVDSQWRKVQDLLEDDERCSRLDKIDRLEIFQEYIRDLEREEEEQKKKEKEQLRRAERKNRDAFRKLMEEHIAAGILNAKTLWRDYCQKVKDTEAYQAVALSTSGSTPMDLFEDVLEELENQYHDDKTRIKDAVKLEKISVLPMWTLEDFKAAIKESISSEVSDINLQLVFEDLLERAKEKEEKEAKKRQRLAKDFSDLLSTIKEITATSNWEESKELLEDSSEYRSIGEENSCKEIFEEYIARLQEKAKEKERKREEEKARKEREREEKEKKKDKERREKEKEKEKDKEKEREREREREKEKGKERSKKDEVDTANADVIDDHGLKEEKKKEKDDHGLKEEKKREKDRDKKHRKRHHSVTDDASSEKDEKEETKKSRRHSGDRKKSRKHGHSPESDCETRHKRHRKDHRDGSRRGGGHEELEDGELGEDVEME comes from the exons CCTCTTCGGCCTCCTGCAGTGGGATCAGTGGCACCTCCAAATTATGGCGTTCCTTTCCCTATGCAA TTCCGTCCTGCCATGCCTGGACAGCAAGGCCAACTGTTTCCTCCTATATCAACTGCTCAGCAATTTCGCCCTGTTGGTCAAGTGCAGAATGTCGGACTGCCACATGGACAAACTCAGCCTCTGCAGTATTCCCAACCAATGCAGCAGTTTCCTTCTCAGCTTGGTACTGCTGCACCTTCATCTCAGCCAATTCATAATCCATTAATTCAACAAAATATGCCTATTACTTCCGGAGCGCAGCAGCCTCAGCAAACAGGATCCACCTTGAATAATCATCTGCACGGTGTAGGTGGCCCAGCAGTTCAATTCTCATCATCTTATACT ACACAAAATGGCATGAATATTCCATCCCAACATCAAACTCATGCACCTGGACCGTGGCTGCAGCCTGGAAGTCAAGGTGCTCCTACTGGTACACATTTGCAGCACACAACTCAGCAACCCTCTGCCGCGATCTCA ACTCCATCAAACTGGCAGGAGTTTGAGGCTGCTAATGGAAGAAG ATATTACTACAACAAGGTCACACAACAATCTAGCTGGGAGAAGCCTCTAGAACTGATGACACCCATAGAG AGAGCTGATGCATCGACAGTTTGGAAAGAATTTACCACTCCTGAGGGTAGAAA GTATTACTACAATAAGGAAACAAAGGAATCAAAATGGACAATGCCTGAGGAGCTAAAG CGGGCCCGTGAACAAGCTGAAAAGGCAGCTTCCTTTGGATCTCATTTAGAAATGGGTGTGCCTACTGCTCCAACTAGCACCTCCGTTGGACAACCACCTCTTGTTACTTCAGTTAGCTCCACTTCTTCAACAGTATCTGCCATAGCTTCTAGCCCAATTGCGGTAACTCCTGTGGCTGCTGTTGTTAATTCTCCCACTGTGGCCGTTTTTGGATCACCAGCAGTTCCAACAGTACAACCTGCTGTAACAAGTATGGTTAGTGTGCCCTCTCTAGGTGAAACATCCGCTTCACCTGCTCCTACAACAGGAAGCTTGGGAATGCATAATGTGGAGAATAATTCTTCACACATTGCTGAAGGTTCTACTGGTGAAGCTTCTTCTCAGGATATTGAG GAGGCAAAGAAGGGCATGGCTGTCGCAGGAAAAGTTAATGTGACAACCTCAGAAGAAAAGCCAATGGACGATGAACCTTTAGTTTTCACCAATAAACAG GAGGCAAAAAATGCTTTTAAAGCATTACTAGAGTCTGCAAATGTTGAGGCAGATTGGACTTGGGAGCAG GCTATGCGGGTTATTATTAATGACAAAAGATATGGTGCCCTAAAAACACTTGGTGAGAGGAAACAGGCATTCAATGAG TACTTGATGCAAAGGAAAAAGATAGAGGCAGAGGAGAGACGTTTGAggcaaagaaaagcaaaagaagaatttACGAAGATGTTGGAA GAGTGCAGGGAGCTTACATCATTGACAAGATGGAG CAAAGCAGTAACGATGTTAGAAGATGATGAACGTTTCAAAGCTGTGGAAAAAGAATCAGATCGTGAGGATCTTTTTAGAAGTTACCTGGTGGATCTTCAGAAAAAG GAAAGAGTTAAGGCACAGGAGGAGCATCGCCGGAATAGGTCAGAGTATAGGCAATTTCTGGAAACTTGTGGCTTTATTAag GTAGATAGCCAGTGGAGGAAAGTTCAAGATCTCTTGGAAGACGATGAAAGATGTTCACGCCTTGACAAGATTGATCGTTTGGAGATCTTCCAG GAATACATCCGAGATTTggagagggaggaggaggagcagaaaaagaaagaaaag GAACAATTGAGACGGGCTGAGCGCAAAAATCGAGATGCTTTTCGCAAGTTGATGGAAGAACATATTGCTGCCGGCATTTTGAATGCTAAAACTCTTTGGCGTGATTACTGTCAGAAG GTCAAAGATACTGAGGCTTATCAGGCTGTTGCATTGAGCACTTCTGGATCTACACCAATGGATTTGTTCGAGGATGTTTTGGAAGAATTGGAAAACCAG tATCATGATGACAAGACACGGATAAAAGATGCAGTGAAGCTGGAAAAG ATCTCTGTTTTGCCAATGTGGACATTGGAAGACTTTAAGGCTGCTATTAAGGAGAGCATCAGCTCAGAGGTATCAGATATTAATTTACAG CTTGTTTTCGAGGATCTACTAGAGAGAGCCAAAGAAAAGGAGGAGAAAGAAGCTAAAAAGCGTCAGCGTCTTGCTAAAGACTTCAGCGATTTGCTGAGCACCATtaag GAAATAACTGCAACATCTAACTGGGAGGAATCAAAAGAATTGCTTGAAGACAGCTCAGAATATAG ATCCATTGGAGAGGAGAATTCTTGCAAGGAAATCTTTGAAGAATATATTGCACGCTTGCAggagaaggcaaaggaaaaGGAACGCAAGCGAGAGGAGGAAAAG gctagaaaagagagagaaagagaagaaaaagagaagaagaaggatAAAGAGAGAagggagaaagagaaagaaaaagaaaaagacaaagagaaagagagagaaagggaacgtgaaagagaaaaagaaaaagggaaagaaagatcGAAGAAAGACGAAGTAGATACTGCAAATGCAGATGTCATTGATGATCATGGACtcaaagaagagaagaaaaaggaaaaagatgatcatggactcaaagaagagaagaaaagggaaaaagacaGAGACAAGAAACATCGAAAGAGGCACCACAGTGTAACTGATGATGCAAGTTCTGAGAAGGATGAGAAAGAGGAGACTAAGAAGTCTCGTCGGCATAGCGGTGACCGTAAAAAGTCAAGGAAG CATGGGCATTCACCTGAATCTGATTGTGAAACAAGGCATAAAAGACACAGAAAAGATCATAGGGATGGATCTCGTCGAGGTGGTGGGCATGAGGAGCTTGAAGATGGTGAGcttggtgaagatgtggaaatggAATAA
- the LOC113713850 gene encoding pre-mRNA-processing protein 40A isoform X1, producing the protein MANNPPQSSGAQPLRPPAVGSVAPPNYGVPFPMQFRPAMPGQQGQLFPPISTAQQFRPVGQVQNVGLPHGQTQPLQYSQPMQQFPSQLGTAAPSSQPIHNPLIQQNMPITSGAQQPQQTGSTLNNHLHGVGGPAVQFSSSYTFAPSSFGQTQNGMNIPSQHQTHAPGPWLQPGSQGAPTGTHLQHTTQQPSAAISTPSNWQEFEAANGRRYYYNKVTQQSSWEKPLELMTPIERADASTVWKEFTTPEGRKYYYNKETKESKWTMPEELKRAREQAEKAASFGSHLEMGVPTAPTSTSVGQPPLVTSVSSTSSTVSAIASSPIAVTPVAAVVNSPTVAVFGSPAVPTVQPAVTSMVSVPSLGETSASPAPTTGSLGMHNVENNSSHIAEGSTGEASSQDIEEAKKGMAVAGKVNVTTSEEKPMDDEPLVFTNKQEAKNAFKALLESANVEADWTWEQAMRVIINDKRYGALKTLGERKQAFNEYLMQRKKIEAEERRLRQRKAKEEFTKMLEECRELTSLTRWSKAVTMLEDDERFKAVEKESDREDLFRSYLVDLQKKERVKAQEEHRRNRSEYRQFLETCGFIKVDSQWRKVQDLLEDDERCSRLDKIDRLEIFQEYIRDLEREEEEQKKKEKEQLRRAERKNRDAFRKLMEEHIAAGILNAKTLWRDYCQKVKDTEAYQAVALSTSGSTPMDLFEDVLEELENQYHDDKTRIKDAVKLEKISVLPMWTLEDFKAAIKESISSEVSDINLQLVFEDLLERAKEKEEKEAKKRQRLAKDFSDLLSTIKEITATSNWEESKELLEDSSEYRSIGEENSCKEIFEEYIARLQEKAKEKERKREEEKARKEREREEKEKKKDKERREKEKEKEKDKEKEREREREREKEKGKERSKKDEVDTANADVIDDHGLKEEKKKEKDDHGLKEEKKREKDRDKKHRKRHHSVTDDASSEKDEKEETKKSRRHSGDRKKSRKHGHSPESDCETRHKRHRKDHRDGSRRGGGHEELEDGELGEDVEME; encoded by the exons CCTCTTCGGCCTCCTGCAGTGGGATCAGTGGCACCTCCAAATTATGGCGTTCCTTTCCCTATGCAA TTCCGTCCTGCCATGCCTGGACAGCAAGGCCAACTGTTTCCTCCTATATCAACTGCTCAGCAATTTCGCCCTGTTGGTCAAGTGCAGAATGTCGGACTGCCACATGGACAAACTCAGCCTCTGCAGTATTCCCAACCAATGCAGCAGTTTCCTTCTCAGCTTGGTACTGCTGCACCTTCATCTCAGCCAATTCATAATCCATTAATTCAACAAAATATGCCTATTACTTCCGGAGCGCAGCAGCCTCAGCAAACAGGATCCACCTTGAATAATCATCTGCACGGTGTAGGTGGCCCAGCAGTTCAATTCTCATCATCTTATACT TTTGCACCGTCTTCTTTTGGTCAGACACAAAATGGCATGAATATTCCATCCCAACATCAAACTCATGCACCTGGACCGTGGCTGCAGCCTGGAAGTCAAGGTGCTCCTACTGGTACACATTTGCAGCACACAACTCAGCAACCCTCTGCCGCGATCTCA ACTCCATCAAACTGGCAGGAGTTTGAGGCTGCTAATGGAAGAAG ATATTACTACAACAAGGTCACACAACAATCTAGCTGGGAGAAGCCTCTAGAACTGATGACACCCATAGAG AGAGCTGATGCATCGACAGTTTGGAAAGAATTTACCACTCCTGAGGGTAGAAA GTATTACTACAATAAGGAAACAAAGGAATCAAAATGGACAATGCCTGAGGAGCTAAAG CGGGCCCGTGAACAAGCTGAAAAGGCAGCTTCCTTTGGATCTCATTTAGAAATGGGTGTGCCTACTGCTCCAACTAGCACCTCCGTTGGACAACCACCTCTTGTTACTTCAGTTAGCTCCACTTCTTCAACAGTATCTGCCATAGCTTCTAGCCCAATTGCGGTAACTCCTGTGGCTGCTGTTGTTAATTCTCCCACTGTGGCCGTTTTTGGATCACCAGCAGTTCCAACAGTACAACCTGCTGTAACAAGTATGGTTAGTGTGCCCTCTCTAGGTGAAACATCCGCTTCACCTGCTCCTACAACAGGAAGCTTGGGAATGCATAATGTGGAGAATAATTCTTCACACATTGCTGAAGGTTCTACTGGTGAAGCTTCTTCTCAGGATATTGAG GAGGCAAAGAAGGGCATGGCTGTCGCAGGAAAAGTTAATGTGACAACCTCAGAAGAAAAGCCAATGGACGATGAACCTTTAGTTTTCACCAATAAACAG GAGGCAAAAAATGCTTTTAAAGCATTACTAGAGTCTGCAAATGTTGAGGCAGATTGGACTTGGGAGCAG GCTATGCGGGTTATTATTAATGACAAAAGATATGGTGCCCTAAAAACACTTGGTGAGAGGAAACAGGCATTCAATGAG TACTTGATGCAAAGGAAAAAGATAGAGGCAGAGGAGAGACGTTTGAggcaaagaaaagcaaaagaagaatttACGAAGATGTTGGAA GAGTGCAGGGAGCTTACATCATTGACAAGATGGAG CAAAGCAGTAACGATGTTAGAAGATGATGAACGTTTCAAAGCTGTGGAAAAAGAATCAGATCGTGAGGATCTTTTTAGAAGTTACCTGGTGGATCTTCAGAAAAAG GAAAGAGTTAAGGCACAGGAGGAGCATCGCCGGAATAGGTCAGAGTATAGGCAATTTCTGGAAACTTGTGGCTTTATTAag GTAGATAGCCAGTGGAGGAAAGTTCAAGATCTCTTGGAAGACGATGAAAGATGTTCACGCCTTGACAAGATTGATCGTTTGGAGATCTTCCAG GAATACATCCGAGATTTggagagggaggaggaggagcagaaaaagaaagaaaag GAACAATTGAGACGGGCTGAGCGCAAAAATCGAGATGCTTTTCGCAAGTTGATGGAAGAACATATTGCTGCCGGCATTTTGAATGCTAAAACTCTTTGGCGTGATTACTGTCAGAAG GTCAAAGATACTGAGGCTTATCAGGCTGTTGCATTGAGCACTTCTGGATCTACACCAATGGATTTGTTCGAGGATGTTTTGGAAGAATTGGAAAACCAG tATCATGATGACAAGACACGGATAAAAGATGCAGTGAAGCTGGAAAAG ATCTCTGTTTTGCCAATGTGGACATTGGAAGACTTTAAGGCTGCTATTAAGGAGAGCATCAGCTCAGAGGTATCAGATATTAATTTACAG CTTGTTTTCGAGGATCTACTAGAGAGAGCCAAAGAAAAGGAGGAGAAAGAAGCTAAAAAGCGTCAGCGTCTTGCTAAAGACTTCAGCGATTTGCTGAGCACCATtaag GAAATAACTGCAACATCTAACTGGGAGGAATCAAAAGAATTGCTTGAAGACAGCTCAGAATATAG ATCCATTGGAGAGGAGAATTCTTGCAAGGAAATCTTTGAAGAATATATTGCACGCTTGCAggagaaggcaaaggaaaaGGAACGCAAGCGAGAGGAGGAAAAG gctagaaaagagagagaaagagaagaaaaagagaagaagaaggatAAAGAGAGAagggagaaagagaaagaaaaagaaaaagacaaagagaaagagagagaaagggaacgtgaaagagaaaaagaaaaagggaaagaaagatcGAAGAAAGACGAAGTAGATACTGCAAATGCAGATGTCATTGATGATCATGGACtcaaagaagagaagaaaaaggaaaaagatgatcatggactcaaagaagagaagaaaagggaaaaagacaGAGACAAGAAACATCGAAAGAGGCACCACAGTGTAACTGATGATGCAAGTTCTGAGAAGGATGAGAAAGAGGAGACTAAGAAGTCTCGTCGGCATAGCGGTGACCGTAAAAAGTCAAGGAAG CATGGGCATTCACCTGAATCTGATTGTGAAACAAGGCATAAAAGACACAGAAAAGATCATAGGGATGGATCTCGTCGAGGTGGTGGGCATGAGGAGCTTGAAGATGGTGAGcttggtgaagatgtggaaatggAATAA